Genomic DNA from Chaetodon auriga isolate fChaAug3 chromosome 13, fChaAug3.hap1, whole genome shotgun sequence:
tgtaaaacaaaatttaaatgtTATGTTTCAATGTTATGTAAAActattgtgttttatatgttgGTCTTTCAAAAGTAATAAAgtggtgaaacattaaaaagtttgaacatatatatatatatatatatatatatatattgaaaacGAGTGAATAATCCTAATTGAACCATTAATTGTGAGAGGTAAGGAACACCATTGCACTAAATATTGATAGAATAGTTAGTAATGGAGTTAGTAATGAAATATTAACAATACTTATTAGGATTTTTTTGGTTTCAGACACCTTTTGATAATTAAACAGGTTCagggtcaaattgacccgggaACATCATTGCTGTTCCTCGCAAATGAACATAACAGGAGGGTTAATCCAAATAAATGCGTAGGTTTCCTCATAAGACAAGTCTTACATTACATCTTTGTATATATGATGATATTTTATTGTCACTAATAAACATAAAGCAACTACATCAGTTATTCttgaactgtgtttttgtcctaGATGACGCTTCATGCTTTAAGTTACAGCCGTGTTATGTGCTATTCATGTATTTCAATTCCTTTTTCGTCCATGTCCCGTACAGATTTAaatctgtattttattattttggtgCTGCATGTCTTTGTCTCTATCAGGTCATGCACACTGTGTATATTGTTTACAGAGTAAGcccaaaaatattttttaattagcaCAATCATTGccccagtgtgtgtgaaaataatgcagctcttctgttttttttttttttttcagttgtcagACATTCAGCTTTCAACTTGGGGAGTGATGCTGAGCTGATGTGCAGCGATAAGACATGGAACGAGACGATATTTGTTATCTGGAATATATTTCTGAAAGACAAAACCTGCAAGATATCGTTTAGCAATGATGGCCAACGTGAAGACTTCTGTAATGATGGCAAGTCACTCCGAAACACATCCAGGGCTCAGTCATACCTGCTCATCCCAAACTTCTCACATGGTGACGTGGGGACCTACAAGTGTGAGTCGGTTTACAAAGGAGGAGTCGACAATTATGCGATCAAAGTGAATATCACAGGTAAGACTTTCCTCCTCATGGAgataaatgagtaaaaaacCATGTGGTTAATAAGTTCTTAAAGGGTCCGTTCAggcaaatcacacacacaaaaattaatgaaaacatcGAATTCTGCTCACCTCGAGTGACATCTCCTactgcagatgtttgtttttacctgcctggatttttttctcctccccttcacAATGGGGGGACAATTGATTTTATATTCTGCTGGGCTGCTTATTCAAACAGTACACAGTAAGCCGAGCTGGTCCCGGGAGCAATTAAATCAGAAGCAAAAATCGCACACGTTGACTCTAACTCCTCTTAATGTGAAGCTCTTATCACAGTCCCATCACTGTTCGTTGGTGGTTAGATACTATGAGGTgtaattcatttattcatttatttttaagacAGCAAGATGAAGCATTGAGCAAGTCTTATTTCTCCTGTTTTGTCTTCCCTGGCTCAGTTCCTCCCAGCACATCTTCCTGGTTAGAGCGTCGGGGCAACAAGATGGTGGCAGTGTGCAGAGCCGAAAGAGGAAAACCCGCTGCCAACATCAGCTGGAGTCACATGGGAAACTCATCGGATGTGGAAACGCTGCCCGACGGATTTTTTACCGTAGAAAGTCGCCTGGAGCTCCCCGAAGGAATGAACACACAAAACCTGAGCTGTGTTGTCAGCCACCCGTACTGGGATGAGAAAAAGATTTTGGTACCAAAACCCACAAAAGGTTAGGCTTTTGTTGGATGGATAGCATCCATTTATATTTTTTGGGTGTTTGATGTTCTATATTATTGTACGCCTAACTCTAAATAGATGTATTGATGTCCAGCACTTTCTTAACAAGCTgtccatcttctctctctcactgcagaTGCAGTGCAGATTCCTTGGTTGTGCATCCTTGCTGTTGTGgtagttgttgtgtttttggcaggatttgtattttttgcacaGAAGAAACTAGTTATATTGAGGTAAGATTTTTCATTTGATGTAAAATATATAACTAAAATGACTGTTTGCCAGCTTTTTTGTTGAGTCACTGAACGGCTTTGTGTATCCACCTTTTGTCAGGCGATGCCAGCACTCTGACATCTCAACATCTAAATCTGCACCGGTAAATAATCTTTCTGTAACTCTGCAGTTAGTAGTCCTGTGGGTTTTATTGTATATTGTTGAGTTTTGCTCATGacacctttgtgttttgtttttcagatagAAGATGTGGAGGAAGTGGAGCCCTATGCCAGCTACGTTCAACGCGTGAACTCTATCTATAACTCATCTGTAGATTTGTTCACATAAAACCCTGGGTAtgcatcacacactcacactcaaatGCACACGGCTTTTTGTGAGAACCTGAAGGCTGCGAAACTGAGAAATGGTGAAATAGTAAAGCGAGATGAGAGTGAAAGACTTCTGATAAGAGAGGGAAGCCTCTCAGTCTAATCCTGCCCTAAACCTCTGACTGATGGAACAGGGGGTTTACCTAATGCCATGCAGTGGCACCTATGCATCACACATGCAACCCACTACTCTCTGTGTTTGAGTCTGATGGAGAACATtaataaaaactacaaatgcAATGAGCCGCTCAACTGGAAAGAATGCCGTCTTCAGCCGGATGTAGCACACTGAGACTACAGAACCAAAGATTTTTGATGTTGGTGTGAAAAACATGGGCTGCAATtatataatgatgatgattgttgttattattcCTGCTCATGTTTATAGATCAACTGCTGCAGTCAACCCAGAGCAAGTATTAAGTTGATAacacaggtgtgttttcagtgaaacaaTTGCCTCAAGATAATAATATTCTACATCTTAATGTGTAATTATGTAATTGTGtgtattaaaaatacatgtgacCACATGGATCTCATTATACCTAAGCTCTACAAAAGTAAAATTAACACTAAAAACAGTGCATAAGAACAAGAACGAATATTGAGAATGTGTCACTAATGAGACACTGAGGGTGAAAAGGAGTTTCTCACTGCTTAATATTCAAATAGCTGAAGCGCTGACATGACTtttacatgcagacatgcagcagaaaGGTGACCGACACTTGGCTGAACATCCACCTTTTTTCACCTGCTTGACGATCGTCAGCACTGGACCATCAAAATAAATGGTGAGTGGTGGGATTTAGTTCAGTAGTGTCATAGTGAGAGTAAACCCATTTCTGAAGAACACCATCATGGGGAAAGGAAATGGAAACAGGAAAGAGGGGCTGttctgccatctgctggtgaaGATCAGAACACAGTCCACCATCATGATCAGCCACTGGATCACAGTCCCTGTTAAAATGTCTCAATAATGCTGATTTAAACGCACTTAGATCTGTAACtgctgaaaggttttttttttttttttttttttttttcaagcatcTTAAAACATCACTGAGGTGCTCACATGTACCCTGAAACTGGTTTTGCTTTGCTGTAATAACTCCCCCTGTTCACACTGTCCATTGAGGCCTTCCtttcacagtgaaagtgatTGAGGCCAAAAACCACAGCCTTCGAAGGCCAGAGTCTAGACTTTCTGTTTGAGATCTGCCATTAAATCGAAGGCTGCAGCAATTATTACTGTCTCACGTTCACACTGAGTATTTAGGTgaacaggaaagaggaaaccaCACAAATACAAGCTATTTCTGCCCACAGAACATGACACACTCGGAGTCCCCTTAATCTGCTTCTGGTGAACACATTAACATGATTTCCTGATGGCAGAGAGCCTTACTGAAGGTTTGAACTCAAAATAAAGATATTACTGCAATGGcttatttcaaacattttcagtgataCAGTTGTTTAATACAACCAAATAATGAACAAAAGTGTTACTATGTAAACTTTTAATCAATAAAAAAGACCAATAAATCAACAATGACACAAAGGCTGCATACAGTAAATTACGTTCTCTACAATTTTATTTGCATCCATTAAAACATATAAATAACTCTGTAGATACAGGCTGAGACAAAAATGCACAGATTTTCTGCTTatacatacaaaatataaagACTATAAATTCTTAACTCTTAAATATCTTTTCACGGGTCTTAAATTTTCATAATTCTCAGAGAATACCAATTCAGCAATTCTCAGGATCACTTAGTTACAAAATGAGCAGAAACTCTGAAATGCAGATTAAGGTATGTGTATGAACATCACATCCTTCAATCATATATTGGGTAATCTTGAGTTATGTTTGAGTTTAGGTGTATAAACATTGTTGAGGCTTAACCTGGGGTTAAGTTTGGGCATCTGTAACTTTGGTTTAAGGTGGAGCTTTGACTGTTCCAACAGACTATAGATAAAGATCATACGTTTCAGCTGTAGTAGGAAACCATAACCATGTCACGAGTCAAAGTCACGTTGTGTTTCCAAGGTCACAGAGCTGTTCTTTCCCTTCACAGTGGAAAGAGTACACTCACCCACTAAGAGCCAAAGTAACTCATTTTGAAGACTAATATCTCCACAACAATAAAGTAATAATTTGAATATTTGACACATAGTGGCTTCAAGATCCTCAGTCAATCAGGTCATGCTGTAACTGTCACTAGTTTGTCAGAAACGAAACTTCTTGCATGAAATTCTTTAAGCTCAAACACCAACAATATATGCAAATttcacacatatatatatatattatataccAATTCTATGCAGTATTTACCTCGTACTAATCATCAAAGTATACTGTTTTAGTGTCAGAAAAACAGATTACACAAATGTGAATTAAACTGCGATTTTGGAGAGCTATAGAGTCAGTTCAACtttacaaagagaaagaaaaatcctTCTAATGATTTAACACTTATATGGATCTGTATCACCACCAACCACACTTTGAATAaaattgtttcagctcagctATGAGCTgatcctctgtctcctttctgaCCTGCATTGTGGGAGAACAGTATCCACCAACAGCACGCTCAAAGATGGACTGTATGGTCTGAATACTGTGATACTTTGAgtgtatttcattttgtcacttttacaGTGTGAACATGCTACATGCTGAAAACCCTGCTAAGAACTTGTAGCATGAATCTGGGACACAGAGCAAGTTTAATTTGGCTTTGGCTGCTGCTTGCAGATATTTTGCAGATTTATAGTTTCCGGAATCTGTTTGTagtatatacacacaccaaGTACAACAATCCTGTTTACTCCCTTTTCTGCGAACAAAAAAATGTATGCAATCAGAATTATTTCAAAGATGCTGTGATCCCATTGAAGTTCAACACATTCAGGTCATGGTGTAACCAGAATCAGCCGCTGGATTTGTCGTTTTGGAGACATTGCTCTTCTCAAAGTGTTCAAACTGGACAAAAAGTCCAGTTTCCTTCGACTTAATGATTCCAGGTAATGTGCTAATGTCATGACGTTTCAGGACTTCAGGCATATCAGCCTAAAGAGCTGAAGATTGTCTTCCTGAGGTCGTGTTTCTTCTATTCAGAGCTCAAATGTGGTACAAGTTTGTCTTCTTGAGGGAGGAACACCACACCTGTGTTCAGGCTTGAGGTTAGCTCAGAACCGGAGAGACACATCATGGGCCTTGACATTTCCACGACCAGCTGTCACAGTTTCTTCATTGAAGATcaagatttgattgacagctcgaCTGGAAACTTAGAATTAACCAATTCTTAGATGCCATTATAAAATATTACTTTCTCCTGTTTGTGATGATGATCTTCCAGCAGCCCGATGGAGCCTCTTGTTTGTATTTACCCCATGAGGACATAATCGTCTTCACATTCGCCCTTAGATGAGGTCTCAGACTCGGGTTGAAGTGCTGCTGGGATATTAACTGTTGCATAGTCACAGTCATTGTCAGTGTTCACTCTGGTTCTTCTTGATTTTTTGGCAGTGCCATGGTCAATAGAGGCATATGTTACATCCTCCTTAGGCTGTCATGAGATAACACAGAGAGTGAGATGGCAGTCCTCCATCTTGAGCACATGTCACACATATTTTCATACAATGCGACTGCAACCAACACATTTGTTGATGTTATTTGTGGTTATGCCTTTCCTGTGGAAGAAATAAATAGCCCCACAGTTTCTTTTACAACAATCCACAGACTGATGTTCAGCACGTATGCAAATTTAAGAAGGCAGAACCATAAAAGCACCGACACACACCCATGTCctatggaaagctgcagctgataaCTATGAAGATTTATGCTCCACAAAAATAGAATATACTCAGCATTGATGTGGGCAGGCCTACCTTATTATCTGTGTTGCTGTTATCATCTGGTGCAGAATCCCCTGAAagataatatgtaaatatgtaaagtTTAGCAAAATTGTACAAAGTTTTCATGTGCTATATATCCTAAATACTAGAAATACTTCTGGAAATGTAGTtttaccttttcttttcttctttatccTGAAGCAGAACAAATAGATATAATGAGACCCTAAAAATGACACGAGTATCCAG
This window encodes:
- the LOC143330673 gene encoding cell surface glycoprotein CD200 receptor 1-B isoform X1, producing the protein MRDMMWIYGAFMLLLSEAWSQDPGTNQSTPVNFTTARPLGGYVVRHSAFNLGSDAELMCSDKTWNETIFVIWNIFLKDKTCKISFSNDGQREDFCNDGKSLRNTSRAQSYLLIPNFSHGDVGTYKCESVYKGGVDNYAIKVNITVPPSTSSWLERRGNKMVAVCRAERGKPAANISWSHMGNSSDVETLPDGFFTVESRLELPEGMNTQNLSCVVSHPYWDEKKILVPKPTKDAVQIPWLCILAVVVVVVFLAGFVFFAQKKLVILRRCQHSDISTSKSAPIEDVEEVEPYASYVQRVNSIYNSSVDLFT
- the LOC143330673 gene encoding cell surface glycoprotein CD200 receptor 1-A isoform X2 — its product is MRDMMWIYGAFMLLLSEAWSQDPVVRHSAFNLGSDAELMCSDKTWNETIFVIWNIFLKDKTCKISFSNDGQREDFCNDGKSLRNTSRAQSYLLIPNFSHGDVGTYKCESVYKGGVDNYAIKVNITVPPSTSSWLERRGNKMVAVCRAERGKPAANISWSHMGNSSDVETLPDGFFTVESRLELPEGMNTQNLSCVVSHPYWDEKKILVPKPTKDAVQIPWLCILAVVVVVVFLAGFVFFAQKKLVILRRCQHSDISTSKSAPIEDVEEVEPYASYVQRVNSIYNSSVDLFT
- the LOC143330608 gene encoding uncharacterized protein LOC143330608 yields the protein MGNCTAGIKKKRKGDSAPDDNSNTDNKPKEDVTYASIDHGTAKKSRRTRVNTDNDCDYATVNIPAALQPESETSSKGECEDDYVLMG